In one Oscillospiraceae bacterium genomic region, the following are encoded:
- a CDS encoding aldehyde oxidase: MKTVGTPFQRVDAIKKVTGQAQYVGDIIMPRMLYAQVKRSPYPHAKILRIDTSKAEALPGVRSVITGECYTKRCGLYLEDKNFLAVGTAKYRGEAVAAVAAETPEIADEACELIEVEYEQLPAVTNALEGMKPDAPLIHPDLHTYKVAPIFYPEPHTNISHHYKLRKGDVDKAFETCDVVCENTFYVPHVQHVPLEPHCAVAQYDLDGKVTVWGSIQSPYAVRQALSCAFDIPLNKLRVISPYVGGGFGAKAGTTLEGIIIPLARRNPGRPVKLAYTREDEFENSYVRQGLHCKIKTGINRDGKIQAVKNEFVWDGGAYTEYGVNITKAGGWASAGPYNIPNVWTDSYCVYTNHPVGGPYRGFGMCEIHFGIEQNIDEVAELIGMDPAEVRRINGLRAGDATGMGEIMGDSGYQDCLEQVLADIEYDKKPENPSPTRLRGKGVAAGWKSPSQPTNAGSSAIIRMNEDGTFILMTSGQEIGQGSETVLTQIAAEAMGVDPSLITLRFGDTDHTPYEWQTVASRTTYCAGNAIKLACEDLCGKILDLAQIKMGAYKRDLEIADGCVVHKIYRDRRVPLSEFALGLAFPDGSGVGGPAIGVGTFTLENNLNVDHDTGMGPHPAAFWTIGCNGAEVEVDTETGHIRVLKMVSCFDAGKVINPLTFTCQSEGAMVQSLGTALFEELKLKDGKVLNKSFVDYKIPTADDAPELVVKYVEHPEPTGPYGARGVGEPLMVPGAPAIANAVYNAIGVRFSRMPITPDDVLRALREKKEKQR, encoded by the coding sequence GTGAAGACGGTCGGAACGCCCTTCCAGCGGGTGGACGCGATTAAAAAAGTGACCGGCCAGGCCCAGTACGTGGGCGACATCATCATGCCCCGTATGCTCTACGCCCAGGTCAAGCGCTCCCCCTACCCCCACGCGAAGATCCTCCGTATCGACACCTCAAAGGCCGAGGCCCTGCCCGGCGTGCGCAGCGTCATCACCGGCGAGTGCTACACCAAGCGCTGCGGGCTCTACCTGGAGGACAAGAACTTCCTGGCCGTGGGCACCGCCAAGTACCGGGGCGAGGCCGTGGCCGCCGTGGCCGCCGAGACCCCGGAGATCGCCGACGAGGCCTGCGAGCTCATCGAGGTGGAGTACGAGCAGCTGCCCGCCGTCACCAACGCCCTGGAGGGCATGAAGCCGGACGCGCCCCTGATCCATCCCGACCTGCACACCTACAAGGTGGCCCCCATCTTCTACCCCGAGCCCCACACCAACATCTCCCACCACTACAAGCTGCGCAAGGGCGACGTGGATAAGGCCTTCGAGACGTGCGACGTGGTGTGTGAAAACACCTTCTACGTGCCCCACGTGCAGCACGTGCCCCTGGAGCCCCACTGCGCCGTAGCCCAGTACGACCTGGACGGCAAGGTGACGGTCTGGGGCAGCATCCAGTCCCCCTACGCGGTGCGCCAGGCGCTCTCCTGCGCCTTCGACATCCCGCTGAACAAGCTGCGGGTGATCTCCCCCTACGTGGGCGGCGGCTTCGGCGCCAAGGCGGGCACCACCCTGGAGGGCATCATCATCCCCCTGGCCCGGCGCAACCCCGGCCGGCCCGTGAAGCTGGCCTACACCCGCGAGGACGAGTTCGAGAACTCCTACGTCCGCCAGGGCCTGCACTGCAAGATCAAGACCGGCATCAACCGGGACGGCAAAATCCAGGCCGTGAAGAACGAGTTCGTGTGGGACGGCGGCGCGTACACCGAGTACGGCGTCAACATCACCAAGGCGGGCGGCTGGGCCTCCGCGGGCCCCTACAACATCCCCAACGTGTGGACAGACAGCTACTGCGTGTACACCAACCACCCGGTGGGCGGCCCCTACCGCGGCTTCGGCATGTGCGAGATCCACTTCGGCATCGAGCAGAACATCGACGAGGTGGCGGAGCTGATCGGCATGGACCCGGCCGAGGTGCGGCGCATCAACGGCCTGCGGGCGGGCGACGCCACCGGCATGGGCGAGATCATGGGCGACTCGGGCTACCAGGACTGCCTGGAGCAGGTATTGGCCGACATCGAGTACGACAAGAAGCCGGAAAACCCGTCCCCCACCAGGCTGCGGGGCAAGGGCGTGGCCGCGGGGTGGAAGTCCCCCAGCCAGCCCACCAACGCGGGCAGCTCGGCCATCATCCGCATGAACGAGGACGGCACCTTCATCCTCATGACCAGCGGCCAGGAGATCGGCCAGGGCTCGGAGACGGTGCTCACCCAGATCGCCGCCGAGGCCATGGGCGTGGACCCCAGCCTCATCACCCTGCGCTTCGGCGACACGGACCACACCCCCTACGAGTGGCAGACCGTGGCCAGCCGCACCACCTACTGCGCGGGCAACGCCATCAAGCTGGCCTGCGAGGACCTGTGCGGCAAGATCCTGGATCTGGCCCAGATCAAGATGGGGGCCTACAAGCGGGATCTGGAGATCGCGGACGGCTGCGTGGTGCACAAGATTTACCGGGACAGGCGGGTGCCCCTGAGCGAATTCGCCCTGGGCCTGGCCTTCCCCGACGGCTCCGGCGTGGGCGGCCCCGCCATCGGCGTGGGCACCTTCACCCTGGAGAACAACCTCAATGTGGACCACGACACCGGCATGGGCCCCCACCCGGCCGCCTTCTGGACCATCGGCTGCAACGGCGCCGAGGTGGAGGTGGACACCGAGACGGGGCACATCAGGGTGCTCAAGATGGTCTCCTGCTTCGACGCGGGCAAGGTGATCAACCCCCTGACCTTCACCTGCCAGTCGGAGGGCGCCATGGTGCAGTCCCTGGGCACGGCGCTCTTTGAGGAGCTCAAGCTCAAGGACGGCAAGGTGCTCAACAAGAGCTTCGTGGACTACAAGATCCCCACCGCAGACGACGCGCCCGAGCTCGTGGTGAAGTACGTGGAGCACCCCGAGCCCACCGGGCCCTACGGCGCCCGGGGCGTGGGCGAGCCCCTCATGGTGCCCGGCGCCCCCGCCATCGCCAACGCGGTCTACAACGCCATCGGCGTGCGCTTCTCCCGCATGCCCATCACGCCGGACGACGTGCTGCGCGCCCTCAGGGAGAAAAAAGAGAAGCAGCGGTAA
- a CDS encoding ABC transporter produces MKRFCNLVKRHTLASCLVLLGLLVVSVILGIGLGPVSIRFSDVYRVMFHRLSGIFTGQTAPLESIRESTQNIVWFLRAPRVLLGALIGAALTLSGVGMQAFTKNPLAEPYVLGISSGASLGAVLAMLLGVSVPVLGKLSVSMGAFAGALVSILLVYLLAKSRGSVTPIRLILVGVAVSAMFQAFTNYIVYTAPDDAAVREATFWMLGGLGSAEWEDLPLLLCLVPPAFLLMLALSKSLNAMMMGDSSAITLGVNLNVVRNLLIVITALLTASSVAVSGCIGFVGLVIPHLVRSVVGPDHRKLIPISMLTGAIFLIWVDVGARMIKPPAELPIGILTAFLGAPLFLWMIRVRRYEF; encoded by the coding sequence ATGAAGCGATTCTGCAACCTGGTGAAGCGGCATACGCTGGCATCCTGTTTGGTTCTGCTTGGCCTGCTCGTCGTTTCCGTCATTCTCGGCATCGGATTAGGGCCGGTTTCCATCCGCTTTTCCGACGTCTACCGGGTGATGTTCCACCGCCTGTCCGGGATTTTTACCGGTCAGACAGCGCCGCTGGAGAGCATCCGGGAGAGCACGCAGAACATCGTCTGGTTCCTTCGTGCGCCCCGGGTTCTGCTGGGCGCGCTGATCGGGGCGGCGCTGACGCTCTCCGGCGTCGGCATGCAGGCCTTCACCAAAAATCCGCTGGCAGAGCCGTATGTGCTGGGGATCTCCTCCGGTGCCTCCCTGGGTGCCGTGCTGGCGATGCTGCTGGGCGTGTCCGTTCCGGTGCTGGGAAAGCTGTCCGTATCCATGGGCGCCTTTGCCGGTGCGCTGGTTTCCATCCTGCTGGTCTATCTCCTGGCCAAAAGCCGCGGCTCTGTCACCCCCATCCGCCTGATTTTGGTGGGCGTCGCAGTTTCGGCCATGTTTCAGGCCTTCACCAACTACATCGTCTACACCGCACCGGATGACGCCGCCGTCCGGGAGGCGACCTTCTGGATGCTGGGCGGCCTTGGCAGCGCCGAATGGGAGGATCTGCCCCTGCTGCTCTGCCTGGTGCCCCCGGCCTTCCTCCTGATGCTGGCGCTGTCGAAGTCCCTCAACGCCATGATGATGGGGGATAGCTCCGCCATCACCCTGGGCGTCAACCTGAATGTCGTTCGCAATCTGCTGATTGTCATAACGGCCCTTTTGACCGCCTCTTCCGTGGCGGTCAGCGGCTGCATCGGCTTTGTGGGGCTGGTGATTCCCCACCTGGTCCGCTCCGTGGTGGGGCCGGACCACCGGAAGCTGATCCCGATCTCGATGCTCACCGGCGCGATCTTTCTCATCTGGGTGGATGTGGGCGCCCGCATGATCAAGCCGCCGGCGGAGCTTCCCATCGGCATTCTGACGGCCTTCCTGGGAGCGCCCCTGTTCCTGTGGATGATCCGCGTCCGGCGCTATGAGTTTTAG
- a CDS encoding uracil permease: MARKIDVSKGIYNAPEQLGWPRTFVLGFQHMFAMFGATVLVPILTGLSISVTLCCAGVGTLLFHFITKRKVPAFLGSSFAFLGGFAIVAPKLADGSPNTEMLPYACGGVVIAGLIYLVLSGLITGFGVKRVMKLFPPVVTGPIIILIGLILAPSAVSNVQTCWWLGVITMAIIIGCAVFGKGMINIIPILLGVVGGYLIGAITGQVHLSQAAIFGVPNFVIAKFDASAILTMAPIALATMMEHVGDISAIGATCHKNFIANPGLNRTLLGDGLATSLAGLVGGPANTTYGENTGVLALSKVYDPLVIEIAACLAVILSFFPVVESVISAMPSAVIGGASFILYGMISAIGVRNMVENSVDLTKQRNLMIAAIILVSGLGINGMGGLQLGPVNLSGLACAAIFGIILNAVLPGKDYEFSMEELEQRPADEILK; encoded by the coding sequence GTGGCTAGAAAAATCGACGTGAGCAAAGGCATATACAATGCCCCGGAGCAGCTCGGCTGGCCCCGGACCTTCGTACTCGGTTTCCAGCATATGTTCGCCATGTTCGGCGCAACGGTACTCGTCCCTATCCTGACAGGCCTCAGCATCTCGGTTACCCTGTGCTGTGCCGGCGTCGGCACGCTGCTGTTCCACTTCATCACCAAGCGTAAGGTGCCCGCGTTCCTGGGCTCCTCCTTCGCGTTCCTCGGCGGCTTCGCCATCGTGGCGCCCAAGCTGGCGGACGGCAGCCCCAATACGGAGATGCTGCCCTACGCCTGCGGCGGCGTGGTCATCGCGGGCCTCATCTACCTGGTGCTGTCCGGCCTTATCACCGGCTTCGGCGTCAAGCGCGTCATGAAGCTCTTCCCGCCGGTGGTCACCGGCCCCATCATCATCCTCATCGGCCTCATCCTGGCCCCCTCGGCGGTGAGCAATGTGCAGACCTGCTGGTGGCTGGGCGTCATTACCATGGCCATCATCATCGGCTGCGCCGTGTTCGGCAAGGGCATGATCAACATCATCCCCATCCTGCTGGGCGTGGTGGGCGGCTACCTCATCGGCGCCATCACCGGGCAGGTGCACCTGTCCCAGGCGGCCATCTTCGGCGTGCCCAATTTTGTCATCGCCAAATTTGACGCCTCCGCCATCCTGACCATGGCCCCCATCGCCCTGGCCACCATGATGGAGCACGTGGGCGACATCTCGGCCATCGGCGCCACCTGCCACAAGAACTTCATCGCCAACCCCGGCCTGAACCGCACCCTGCTGGGCGACGGCCTGGCCACCTCCCTCGCCGGCCTGGTGGGCGGCCCCGCCAACACCACCTACGGCGAGAACACCGGCGTGCTGGCCCTGTCCAAGGTGTACGACCCCCTGGTCATTGAGATCGCGGCCTGCCTGGCGGTTATCCTGTCCTTCTTCCCCGTCGTGGAGAGCGTCATCTCCGCCATGCCCTCGGCCGTCATCGGCGGCGCGTCCTTCATCCTCTACGGCATGATCTCCGCCATCGGCGTGCGCAACATGGTGGAGAACTCCGTGGATCTGACCAAGCAGCGCAACCTGATGATCGCGGCCATCATCCTGGTCTCCGGCCTGGGCATCAACGGCATGGGCGGCCTGCAGCTGGGCCCCGTGAACCTGTCCGGCCTGGCCTGCGCGGCCATCTTCGGCATCATCCTCAACGCCGTCCTGCCCGGCAAGGACTACGAGTTCAGCATGGAAGAGCTGGAGCAGCGCCCCGCGGACGAAATCCTGAAATAG
- a CDS encoding lipoprotein, producing the protein MKRLTAMFLTLLLLLSLSACGTASQNQTDNTDSGNSQTEEPTVTDDGTETESGFPFTLTTKDGAEVTFTHVPERVIAANANAGDQLMALGLGDKIIATAYTNSDINPQWDAEYKAIPSVAETYISLETILDLEPDFVYGRSSSFTEKYNTEHDTLSQYGIMSLSSIEGYTVGADVDVVYEDFYNLGRIFQVEDKAEEIVSAMKAQIAAAEEAVAGQEATKVFVFDMAQEEGAYTCGNNFTSKLIEHAGGTNIFNDLDTTWATVSWESVVERAPEVIVINDYGDTSLDEKIAQLKENPALATVPAIQNDRIISVKLCEVFASSMTGDTVEKFAQAFHPDCF; encoded by the coding sequence ATGAAACGACTGACAGCCATGTTCCTGACGCTGCTGCTCCTGCTGAGCCTGTCCGCCTGCGGCACAGCATCCCAAAACCAGACGGACAACACAGACAGTGGCAATTCCCAAACGGAAGAACCCACTGTGACGGACGACGGTACAGAAACGGAGAGCGGCTTCCCCTTTACCCTGACCACCAAGGACGGCGCGGAGGTTACCTTTACCCATGTGCCGGAGCGGGTCATCGCGGCCAACGCCAATGCGGGCGACCAGCTGATGGCTTTGGGCCTTGGGGACAAAATCATCGCCACAGCCTATACCAACTCCGATATTAACCCCCAATGGGACGCCGAGTATAAGGCCATCCCTTCGGTAGCGGAAACCTATATCTCTCTGGAAACCATTTTGGATTTGGAGCCGGACTTCGTCTACGGCCGCTCCAGCTCTTTTACCGAAAAGTACAACACCGAGCATGACACCCTCTCCCAGTACGGCATCATGTCCCTGTCCTCCATCGAGGGCTATACCGTGGGTGCGGACGTGGATGTGGTGTATGAGGATTTCTACAATCTCGGCCGCATCTTCCAGGTGGAGGACAAGGCGGAGGAGATCGTCAGCGCCATGAAGGCCCAGATTGCCGCCGCAGAGGAGGCGGTTGCCGGCCAGGAGGCCACGAAGGTCTTCGTCTTTGATATGGCGCAGGAGGAAGGTGCCTACACCTGCGGCAACAACTTTACCTCCAAGCTCATTGAGCACGCCGGCGGCACCAACATCTTCAACGACCTGGACACTACCTGGGCCACCGTCAGTTGGGAGAGCGTTGTGGAGCGCGCCCCGGAAGTCATCGTCATCAACGACTACGGCGACACCTCTCTGGATGAGAAGATTGCCCAGCTGAAGGAAAACCCCGCTCTGGCTACGGTGCCCGCCATCCAGAACGACCGGATTATCTCCGTCAAGCTGTGCGAAGTATTTGCCAGCTCCATGACCGGCGACACCGTGGAGAAATTCGCGCAGGCGTTCCATCCCGACTGCTTTTGA
- a CDS encoding AraC family transcriptional regulator, translating into MKRSDNMEQILAYIDAHPDKNITVGELAALLDYSFYHFCHAFSSYTGVPVAAYLRRRRMAAAARDLLSGKSSVSVAAARGFQTLSGFAKAFRKHYGLSPSEYQKELADERFRIEPEFRSLASFTAVGYRLSPPQGESDVLNAGAYWMGREFAFVSPEDYRRLSGPEPTEIGAWIQPDRNTGELFYFFGPVVQSTDFIPDGLEPLEVESADYAVFPVPPGNGNMTLLNENVRRMWKYIFGEWLPQNKNYRTAEGKIDLEVYHSGRTSLYVPVSRL; encoded by the coding sequence ATGAAGCGCAGCGACAATATGGAGCAAATCCTTGCCTATATTGACGCCCACCCTGATAAAAATATCACGGTGGGCGAGCTGGCTGCGCTTTTGGATTACTCGTTCTATCATTTCTGCCATGCCTTTTCCAGCTATACCGGCGTTCCGGTGGCCGCATACCTGCGCAGGCGCAGAATGGCGGCTGCCGCGCGGGACCTGCTGTCCGGGAAATCATCCGTCAGCGTGGCGGCTGCCCGGGGCTTTCAAACGCTGTCCGGCTTTGCAAAAGCGTTTCGGAAGCATTATGGGCTGTCGCCATCTGAATATCAGAAGGAGCTGGCTGATGAACGGTTCCGCATAGAACCGGAATTCCGCTCGTTGGCCTCCTTTACCGCTGTGGGGTACCGGCTCTCACCGCCGCAGGGAGAGTCCGATGTGTTGAATGCCGGCGCTTACTGGATGGGAAGGGAGTTCGCCTTTGTCAGCCCGGAGGATTACCGGCGGCTTAGCGGACCGGAACCCACAGAGATCGGTGCGTGGATTCAGCCGGACCGTAACACAGGCGAACTATTTTATTTCTTCGGGCCGGTCGTGCAGAGTACCGATTTTATCCCGGACGGCCTGGAGCCGCTGGAGGTGGAGTCTGCGGACTATGCCGTGTTTCCTGTCCCGCCCGGTAACGGCAATATGACGCTGCTCAATGAAAACGTCCGGCGGATGTGGAAGTATATCTTCGGCGAGTGGCTGCCGCAAAACAAGAATTACCGCACCGCTGAGGGCAAGATTGACTTGGAAGTCTACCACAGTGGCAGGACCTCCCTCTACGTTCCGGTCAGCCGGTTATAG
- a CDS encoding xanthine dehydrogenase: MKYKVNFFVNDEPVELYVDANKTMLRVLREELALTGTKEGCGAGECGACTVIVDGKPMNACLVLAPELDGKHITTVEGLAKDGELSALQRSFVDMAALQCGFCTPGFLMSSTALLNENPHPSREEIIDAISGNLCRCTGYARIVEAIQRVADAGEGGEEQ, translated from the coding sequence ATGAAATACAAAGTGAACTTTTTCGTCAACGACGAGCCTGTGGAGCTCTACGTGGACGCCAACAAGACCATGCTGCGGGTGCTCCGGGAGGAGCTGGCCCTCACCGGCACCAAGGAGGGCTGCGGCGCGGGCGAGTGCGGCGCGTGCACCGTCATCGTGGACGGCAAGCCCATGAACGCCTGCCTGGTGCTGGCCCCCGAGCTGGACGGCAAGCACATCACCACCGTGGAGGGGCTGGCCAAGGACGGGGAGCTCTCGGCGCTGCAGCGGTCCTTCGTGGACATGGCGGCCCTCCAGTGCGGCTTCTGCACCCCCGGCTTCCTCATGTCGTCCACAGCGCTGCTCAACGAGAATCCCCACCCCAGCCGGGAGGAGATCATAGACGCCATCAGCGGCAACCTGTGCCGCTGCACCGGATACGCCCGGATTGTGGAGGCCATCCAGCGGGTGGCCGACGCCGGGGAGGGAGGTGAGGAGCAGTGA
- a CDS encoding ABC transporter, with product MITANEIHYAAGSREILRGVDFQVTEGEFVGLIGPNGSGKSTFLKNLYKVLRPQRGAITLCGEDLLSMSNREMAQRMAVMVQEQEAAFDFTVEEVVMMGRQARKRLLETDSREDWALVGEILDLTGLSPLRKQGFITLSGGEKQRVLIARALAQQTAVLVLDEPTNHLDIKYQLQLMELVRKSGCTVVAAIHDLNLAAAYCDRLYAMKDGVIVGHGAPRELLTTDFLRALYEVEAEILSGRDGAMRVFFYSK from the coding sequence GTGATTACCGCAAACGAGATACATTACGCCGCCGGCAGCCGCGAGATCCTCCGCGGCGTGGATTTTCAGGTGACAGAGGGGGAATTTGTCGGCCTCATCGGACCCAACGGCAGCGGCAAGTCCACCTTCCTGAAGAACCTGTATAAAGTCCTGCGCCCCCAAAGGGGCGCCATCACCCTGTGCGGCGAGGACCTGCTGTCCATGAGCAACCGGGAGATGGCCCAGCGCATGGCCGTCATGGTGCAGGAGCAGGAGGCCGCCTTTGACTTTACGGTGGAAGAAGTTGTGATGATGGGCCGGCAGGCCCGCAAGCGCCTGCTGGAAACCGACAGCCGGGAGGACTGGGCGCTGGTGGGTGAGATCCTTGACCTCACCGGGCTGTCGCCTCTCCGGAAGCAGGGCTTCATCACGCTGTCCGGCGGGGAGAAGCAGCGGGTGCTCATCGCCCGCGCCCTGGCCCAACAGACCGCCGTGCTGGTGCTGGATGAGCCCACCAACCACCTGGATATCAAGTACCAGCTGCAGCTCATGGAGCTGGTGCGAAAAAGCGGCTGCACCGTGGTCGCGGCGATTCACGACCTGAATCTGGCCGCGGCCTACTGTGACCGGCTGTACGCCATGAAGGACGGCGTCATCGTAGGCCACGGCGCTCCGCGGGAGCTGCTGACGACGGATTTCCTGCGGGCCCTCTATGAAGTGGAGGCCGAGATCCTATCCGGCCGCGACGGCGCCATGCGGGTGTTTTTCTATTCCAAGTAA
- a CDS encoding dehydrogenase: MKPFEYYAPATLEEAFALLDRFGPDAKILNGGTDVVVQLRDKLISPKAVIDIKHIPGMKELKYDGEKGLTIGACITMNALGEDPAVREHYPTLAKAALSVGSKQVRNRATCIGNIVNASPLADTGTPLMVHNAVVVARSAGGEREIPLEEFFVFVKKTSLRPGEIVTHIQVPPAPGAVGEFSKIARRREVDLSTICATVLKAPDGWRVAYGSVAPTPIRLKKTEQLLNSQPLTEQVIDQAVELARSEVSPIGDVRASKEYRLEVVGVVLARSLRALM; the protein is encoded by the coding sequence ATGAAACCGTTTGAATACTACGCGCCCGCCACGCTGGAGGAGGCCTTCGCGCTTCTGGACCGGTTCGGGCCGGACGCCAAGATCCTCAACGGCGGCACCGACGTGGTGGTGCAGCTGCGGGATAAGCTCATTTCTCCCAAGGCGGTTATCGACATCAAGCACATCCCGGGCATGAAGGAGCTGAAGTACGACGGCGAAAAGGGCCTGACCATCGGCGCGTGCATCACCATGAACGCGCTGGGGGAGGACCCCGCCGTGCGGGAGCACTACCCCACGCTGGCCAAGGCGGCGCTGAGCGTAGGCTCCAAGCAGGTGCGCAACCGGGCCACCTGCATCGGCAACATCGTCAACGCGTCCCCCCTGGCGGACACCGGCACCCCCCTGATGGTCCACAACGCGGTGGTTGTGGCCCGCAGCGCCGGGGGCGAGCGGGAGATCCCCCTGGAGGAGTTCTTCGTATTCGTAAAAAAGACCAGCCTCAGGCCCGGCGAGATCGTCACCCATATCCAGGTGCCCCCCGCGCCCGGCGCGGTGGGCGAGTTCAGCAAAATCGCACGGCGGCGGGAGGTGGACCTGTCCACCATCTGCGCCACGGTGCTCAAGGCGCCGGACGGGTGGCGCGTGGCTTACGGCTCCGTGGCCCCCACCCCCATCCGCCTGAAAAAGACGGAGCAGCTACTCAATTCCCAGCCGCTCACCGAACAGGTCATCGACCAGGCGGTGGAGCTTGCCCGCAGCGAGGTGTCGCCCATCGGCGACGTCCGCGCCAGCAAGGAATACCGCCTGGAGGTGGTCGGCGTCGTGCTCGCAAGGAGCTTGCGGGCACTGATGTGA